In Streptomyces qaidamensis, one DNA window encodes the following:
- a CDS encoding DHA2 family efflux MFS transporter permease subunit gives MATVTPRGSGRGHPRRWWALGALVASMFALGFDLTILNVALPTMAAQLDATTGELQWIVDSYVVVFAALMLPAGLLGDRFGRRRMLVTGLVVFLAGSLVGTVVDTPELVITARSLMGLGAALVIPLGLSVLPSMFGEEERGRAVAAVTASMAAGMPLGPLVGGLLLDHYWWGSIFLINIPMAAIGIAACLLLLPESRDPSSPRVDALSTASSALGLGALVFGIIEAPGRGWDSGPVLGSFTVSALLLATLVARERRAVRPMLDLKLLGHRGFLFNSLAATLGTFVFSGLLFMLPTYLQEVGGSDAFGTGLRLLPMMGGLMVSARLSTLLVRRMGPRPVVTTGLVVLCFAALLGSRTEPGSGYGFTALWLTIAGLGFGLAMVPAMDAALGGIPAEEAGSGSGLLMTLRQVGGAIGIALLGSLVAGAYADRLDTAGLPRWAADAAHDSLSGAHAVAGQLGLPALARSADAAYVDGMATVLVVCGIAALVTAALTALLLPDPRGAAPVGQPGGPGGPKGAGEAEEAGEAEEAGEAEEAGEAGEAGEAGEAEEAGKDGKAGKPQGEAASDFGRGPAGGG, from the coding sequence ATGGCTACTGTCACTCCGCGCGGCTCGGGGCGGGGGCATCCCCGCCGCTGGTGGGCGCTCGGCGCCCTCGTCGCGAGCATGTTCGCGCTCGGTTTCGATCTGACGATCCTCAACGTGGCGCTGCCGACCATGGCCGCGCAGCTGGACGCGACCACCGGCGAGCTGCAGTGGATCGTCGACTCCTACGTCGTCGTGTTCGCGGCGCTCATGCTGCCCGCCGGGCTGCTCGGTGACCGGTTCGGGCGGCGCCGGATGCTGGTCACGGGCCTGGTGGTGTTCCTCGCCGGGTCGCTGGTCGGCACAGTGGTCGACACCCCGGAGCTGGTGATCACGGCACGCTCCCTGATGGGTCTCGGCGCCGCGCTGGTGATTCCGCTCGGCCTGTCCGTGCTGCCGTCGATGTTCGGCGAGGAGGAGCGCGGCAGGGCAGTCGCCGCCGTCACCGCGTCCATGGCCGCGGGGATGCCGCTCGGGCCGCTGGTGGGCGGGCTGCTGCTGGACCACTACTGGTGGGGCTCGATCTTCCTGATCAACATCCCCATGGCCGCGATCGGCATCGCCGCCTGTCTGCTTCTGCTCCCCGAGTCCCGCGACCCGTCCTCGCCCCGGGTCGACGCCCTGTCCACCGCTTCCAGCGCGCTGGGGCTCGGTGCCCTGGTCTTCGGCATCATCGAGGCGCCCGGGCGCGGCTGGGACAGCGGCCCGGTGCTCGGCTCGTTCACCGTCTCCGCGCTGCTCCTCGCCACCCTCGTCGCACGGGAGCGCCGTGCGGTGCGGCCCATGCTGGACCTGAAACTGCTCGGCCACCGGGGGTTCCTGTTCAACAGCCTGGCCGCGACGCTCGGCACGTTCGTCTTCTCCGGGCTGCTGTTCATGCTGCCGACGTATCTGCAGGAGGTCGGCGGCAGCGACGCCTTCGGCACCGGGCTGCGGCTGCTGCCGATGATGGGCGGGCTGATGGTCTCCGCGCGGCTGAGCACCCTGCTGGTGCGGCGCATGGGACCACGCCCGGTGGTGACCACGGGCCTGGTGGTGCTGTGCTTCGCCGCGCTGCTCGGCTCCCGCACGGAGCCCGGCTCCGGCTACGGCTTCACCGCCCTGTGGCTGACGATCGCGGGCCTGGGCTTCGGCCTGGCGATGGTGCCCGCGATGGACGCGGCGCTCGGCGGCATCCCCGCCGAGGAGGCGGGCAGCGGCTCCGGACTGCTGATGACGCTGCGTCAGGTGGGCGGCGCCATCGGCATCGCGCTGCTCGGCAGCCTCGTCGCGGGCGCCTACGCCGACCGGCTCGACACCGCCGGACTGCCCCGGTGGGCCGCGGACGCGGCACACGACTCACTCAGCGGCGCCCATGCCGTGGCCGGACAACTGGGACTGCCGGCGCTCGCCCGCTCCGCCGACGCCGCGTATGTGGACGGCATGGCCACGGTCCTCGTGGTCTGCGGCATCGCGGCCCTGGTGACGGCCGCATTGACGGCACTGCTGCTGCCCGACCCTCGGGGCGCCGCTCCGGTCGGACAACCCGGGGGACCCGGCGGGCCCAAAGGGGCCGGAGAGGCCGAAGAGGCCGGAGAAGCCGAAGAGGCCGGAGAAGCCGAAGAGGCCGGAGAAGCCGGAGAGGCCGGAGAAGCCGGAGAAGCCGAAGAAGCCGGAAAAGACGGGAAGGCCGGGAAGCCACAGGGCGAGGCGGCCTCGGACTTCGGACGTGGCCCGGCTGGAGGCGGATGA
- the trhA gene encoding PAQR family membrane homeostasis protein TrhA has product MTAFVPDAPTDSAADGHGPKALSLPHPVKPKLRGWLHLGMFPAVLVAGLVLTALADSSRGRIACGIFALTACLLFGVSALYHRGDWSPRMDGVLRRLDHANIFLIIAGTYTPLTMLLLPGTKGQWLLWGIWAAAVAGILFRVFWVGAPRWLYTPCYIAMGWAAVFYLPDFMRTGGIAVLVLVIVGGLLYSAGGVVYGIKKPNPSPRWFGFHEVFHSLTLAAFIAHYVGISLVAYQHG; this is encoded by the coding sequence ATGACTGCGTTCGTCCCCGACGCGCCCACGGACTCGGCGGCCGACGGCCACGGTCCGAAGGCGCTCTCCCTGCCGCATCCGGTCAAGCCGAAGCTGCGCGGCTGGTTGCACCTGGGCATGTTCCCGGCCGTTCTGGTCGCGGGCCTGGTGCTGACCGCGCTCGCCGACTCCTCCAGAGGGCGTATCGCCTGCGGGATCTTCGCGCTGACGGCCTGCCTGCTGTTCGGTGTGAGTGCGCTGTACCACCGGGGCGACTGGAGCCCGCGCATGGACGGCGTGCTGCGCCGGCTGGACCACGCCAACATCTTCCTGATCATCGCGGGCACGTACACGCCGCTGACCATGCTGCTGCTGCCCGGCACCAAGGGGCAGTGGCTGCTGTGGGGCATCTGGGCCGCAGCCGTGGCCGGCATCCTCTTCCGGGTCTTCTGGGTCGGCGCCCCGCGCTGGCTCTACACGCCCTGCTACATCGCCATGGGCTGGGCGGCCGTCTTCTACCTGCCGGACTTCATGCGGACCGGCGGCATCGCCGTCCTCGTCCTGGTCATCGTCGGCGGCCTGCTCTACAGCGCGGGCGGCGTCGTCTACGGCATCAAGAAGCCGAACCCGTCACCGCGCTGGTTCGGCTTCCACGAGGTGTTCCACTCCCTCACCCTGGCGGCCTTCATCGCGCACTACGTGGGGATCTCGCTGGTGGCGTACCAGCACGGGTAG
- a CDS encoding galactose oxidase-like domain-containing protein, giving the protein MNRRRRRTAFLAVAGLTAGLLLTAPQSASAANLIKNPGFETAGTGDMPYCWEKSGWGDNDFTFTTTADAHTGSKAMKVELTRRVEGDRKALITESAACAPVVTPGKQYDLGLWYKTTTPDAAITLFRHDTTSGWQYWTDLRTLDMAGSWTEATVRTPEVPAGTDRISWGVSVYGTGSATTDDYTMDQVPDPVLPPECTGTAEQCANGKWDVLPTQNPVRSMHSVVLHNGKVLLIAGSGNDESMFEAGTFTSAVYDPANGSYKVIPTPKDMFCAGHVQLQDGRVLVMSGNKGYPTADGRVGYQGYKDSYVFDPQTETYSKTNDMNDGHWYPSATILGNGDVISFGGLKEDSTGSVTAELFSEAEQQWQPLWKVNQTWSYWGLYPSMILMQDGRLFYSGSHVFGNNIPGTGSAIYDYDANTTTQVPGLRNKDERDQSASVLLPPAQDQKVLTLGGGNIDSNPEANRLTDIIDLKQPNPSYVAGPPIPQGTVDLGNGPVPQTGNQGKMYVSAVLLPDGKVLETGGALHNRANPVYETSIFDPASETFDPVAVDPEARGYHSSAFLLPDGRVMTTGDNPGNGTWNHDVSVYSPPYLFKGPRPQITSVIDTEWNYGDTQRITVDRPIAKAELIRPAAVTHSSDPNQRFVDLPLSVDGDNVDLNVTSNPNLAPPGWYMLFAVDANGVPSVAKWVHLQGPQALKATDASAHVHDFADAPEGKVVKPGKKRTSQKVSPTISGCDRHYGSVNVCVPTDFPAEVKKTTAARCTWLKTNEYGRLKVNGKDDPLNLDTNRDGIACGKGDPARR; this is encoded by the coding sequence GTGAACAGACGTCGTAGACGTACCGCATTCCTGGCCGTGGCGGGCCTCACCGCCGGCCTGCTCCTGACCGCACCCCAGTCCGCCTCCGCCGCCAACCTCATCAAGAACCCCGGCTTCGAGACCGCCGGCACCGGCGACATGCCGTACTGCTGGGAGAAGTCCGGCTGGGGCGACAACGACTTCACCTTCACCACCACGGCCGACGCGCACACCGGCTCCAAGGCCATGAAGGTCGAGCTGACCCGCCGCGTCGAGGGCGACCGCAAGGCGCTGATCACCGAGTCCGCAGCGTGCGCTCCGGTGGTGACGCCGGGCAAGCAGTACGACCTGGGTCTCTGGTACAAGACGACGACCCCGGACGCCGCGATCACCCTGTTCCGGCACGACACCACGTCCGGCTGGCAGTACTGGACCGACCTCAGGACTCTGGACATGGCGGGCAGCTGGACCGAGGCCACGGTCCGCACCCCCGAGGTCCCGGCCGGCACCGACCGCATCTCCTGGGGCGTCTCCGTCTACGGCACCGGCTCCGCCACCACCGACGACTACACGATGGACCAGGTGCCCGACCCGGTCCTGCCGCCCGAGTGCACCGGCACGGCGGAGCAGTGCGCGAACGGCAAGTGGGACGTGCTGCCCACGCAGAACCCGGTCCGCTCGATGCACTCCGTCGTCCTGCACAACGGCAAGGTGCTGCTGATCGCGGGCTCCGGAAACGACGAGTCGATGTTCGAGGCCGGCACCTTCACCTCGGCGGTGTACGACCCGGCGAACGGCTCCTACAAGGTCATCCCCACGCCCAAGGACATGTTCTGCGCCGGCCACGTCCAGCTCCAGGACGGCCGGGTGCTGGTCATGAGCGGCAACAAGGGCTACCCGACGGCGGACGGCCGCGTCGGCTACCAGGGTTACAAGGACTCGTACGTCTTCGACCCGCAGACCGAGACCTACTCCAAGACCAATGACATGAACGACGGCCACTGGTACCCGTCGGCGACGATCCTCGGCAACGGTGACGTCATCTCCTTCGGCGGCCTGAAGGAGGACTCCACCGGCTCGGTCACCGCCGAGCTGTTCTCCGAGGCCGAGCAGCAGTGGCAGCCGCTGTGGAAGGTCAACCAGACCTGGTCGTACTGGGGTCTGTACCCGTCGATGATCCTGATGCAGGACGGCCGCCTCTTCTACTCGGGCAGCCACGTCTTCGGCAACAACATCCCCGGCACCGGCTCCGCGATCTACGACTACGACGCCAACACCACCACCCAGGTGCCCGGCCTCCGCAACAAGGACGAGCGCGACCAGTCGGCCAGCGTGCTGCTGCCCCCGGCGCAGGACCAGAAGGTCCTCACCCTCGGCGGCGGCAACATCGACTCCAACCCGGAGGCGAACCGCCTGACCGACATCATCGACCTCAAGCAGCCCAACCCGTCGTACGTGGCCGGGCCGCCGATCCCGCAGGGCACGGTCGACCTCGGCAACGGCCCGGTCCCGCAGACCGGGAACCAGGGCAAGATGTACGTCTCCGCGGTGCTCCTGCCCGACGGCAAGGTGCTGGAGACGGGCGGCGCCCTGCACAACCGCGCCAACCCGGTCTACGAGACGTCGATCTTCGACCCCGCGTCGGAGACCTTCGACCCGGTGGCCGTCGACCCCGAGGCGCGCGGCTACCACTCCTCGGCGTTCCTGCTCCCCGACGGCCGCGTGATGACCACCGGCGACAACCCGGGCAACGGCACGTGGAACCACGACGTGTCGGTCTACAGCCCGCCCTACCTGTTCAAGGGCCCGCGCCCGCAGATCACTTCCGTCATCGACACCGAGTGGAACTACGGCGACACCCAGCGGATCACCGTCGACCGGCCCATCGCCAAGGCCGAGCTCATCCGTCCGGCCGCCGTCACGCACTCCTCCGACCCGAACCAGCGGTTCGTGGACCTGCCGCTGTCCGTCGACGGCGACAACGTCGACCTGAACGTCACGAGCAACCCCAACCTGGCCCCGCCCGGCTGGTACATGCTCTTCGCGGTGGACGCGAACGGGGTGCCGTCGGTGGCGAAGTGGGTGCACCTCCAGGGCCCGCAGGCCCTGAAGGCGACGGACGCCTCGGCCCACGTCCACGACTTCGCGGACGCACCCGAGGGCAAGGTCGTGAAGCCCGGCAAGAAGCGCACGTCCCAGAAGGTCAGCCCGACGATCTCCGGCTGCGACCGCCACTACGGCTCAGTCAACGTCTGCGTGCCGACGGACTTCCCGGCGGAGGTGAAGAAGACGACGGCCGCCCGCTGCACGTGGCTCAAGACGAACGAATACGGCCGCCTGAAGGTCAACGGCAAGGACGACCCGCTGAACCTGGACACCAACAGGGACGGGATCGCCTGCGGCAAGGGGGATCCGGCAAGGCGCTAG
- a CDS encoding ArnT family glycosyltransferase, translating into MTSTLPAVTTAKVPAQRRPAPRTGAHRRPEPPSRLRSSRSDLILCGVLLAAILVVQGWNIADYPALSDDEGTYLAQAWSVQQGNGLAHYTYWYDHPPLGWIQIAVLTWIPALISPESMTVGTMRAAMLVISGISAVLVYVLGRRLALPRWAAALGMVFFGLSPLSVVLQREIFLDNLAVMWTLLAFTLAASPSRHLWHHFGAGIAAATAVLTKETMLVVLPALFLTMWRHSHRDTRKFAITGAVTACALIGFSYPLFALLKGELLPGAGHVSLWDGVKYQMTRPGSGFILDRGSGSWGVLQSWLYYDKVLPLGGLAGALLLLLTWRWSVTARALAGPALAVAIFAALALRPNGYLPAMYVIQALPFLALVLAGGTASVAHAVLSRWRSEAEKRYVSVGRYALAAVLALAAGAYVVPRWYDGAHTAVTTDANAPYKAASQWLATEVEDPERTRVLVDDALWLDLVHQGYRPGLGVIWFYKADLDPAVTKTMPRGWKDLDYVVASPTVRRDAADLPNVKAAMEHSEPVATFGTGEDRIEIRQIQTSAGGAR; encoded by the coding sequence GTGACCTCCACCCTTCCCGCGGTGACCACCGCCAAGGTCCCCGCGCAGCGCCGGCCTGCGCCCCGGACCGGTGCGCACCGCAGACCGGAGCCGCCGAGCCGGCTGCGCTCCTCGCGCTCCGACCTGATCCTCTGCGGCGTCCTCCTCGCGGCGATCCTCGTCGTGCAGGGCTGGAACATCGCCGACTACCCGGCCCTCAGTGACGACGAGGGCACCTATCTCGCCCAGGCCTGGTCGGTCCAGCAGGGCAACGGCCTGGCCCACTACACCTACTGGTACGACCATCCGCCGCTCGGCTGGATCCAGATCGCCGTGCTGACCTGGATCCCCGCGCTGATCAGCCCCGAGTCGATGACGGTGGGCACCATGCGCGCCGCGATGCTGGTGATCAGCGGCATCAGCGCGGTCCTCGTCTACGTACTGGGCCGGCGCCTCGCGCTGCCCCGCTGGGCGGCCGCCCTCGGCATGGTGTTCTTCGGGCTCTCCCCGCTGTCGGTCGTCCTCCAGCGGGAGATCTTCCTCGACAACCTCGCGGTGATGTGGACGCTGCTGGCCTTCACCCTGGCCGCCTCCCCGAGCCGCCACCTGTGGCACCACTTCGGCGCGGGCATCGCGGCCGCCACGGCCGTCCTCACCAAGGAGACGATGCTCGTCGTCCTGCCCGCCCTGTTCCTCACCATGTGGCGCCACAGCCACCGGGACACCCGCAAGTTCGCCATCACCGGGGCCGTCACGGCCTGCGCCCTGATCGGCTTCTCGTACCCGCTGTTCGCCCTGCTCAAGGGCGAGTTGCTGCCCGGCGCCGGACACGTGTCCCTCTGGGACGGCGTCAAGTACCAGATGACCCGACCCGGTTCGGGCTTCATCCTGGACCGGGGCTCCGGCTCCTGGGGCGTGCTCCAGTCGTGGCTGTACTACGACAAGGTCCTGCCCCTCGGCGGTCTCGCGGGCGCCCTGCTCCTGCTCCTCACCTGGCGGTGGTCGGTCACCGCCCGGGCCCTGGCCGGTCCCGCCCTGGCCGTGGCGATCTTCGCGGCGCTGGCCCTGCGCCCGAACGGCTACCTGCCCGCGATGTACGTCATCCAGGCCCTGCCGTTCCTCGCGCTGGTCCTCGCCGGAGGGACCGCCTCCGTCGCCCACGCGGTGCTGAGCCGCTGGCGCTCCGAGGCGGAGAAACGGTACGTCAGTGTGGGCCGGTACGCGCTCGCCGCCGTCCTCGCCCTGGCCGCCGGTGCCTACGTCGTGCCCCGCTGGTACGACGGCGCGCACACGGCCGTCACCACCGACGCCAACGCCCCCTACAAGGCCGCCTCCCAGTGGCTGGCCACGGAGGTCGAGGACCCGGAGCGCACCCGGGTGCTGGTGGACGACGCCCTCTGGCTGGACCTGGTGCACCAGGGCTACCGGCCCGGGCTCGGCGTCATCTGGTTCTACAAGGCCGACCTCGACCCGGCGGTGACGAAGACGATGCCGCGCGGCTGGAAGGACCTCGACTACGTCGTCGCCTCGCCGACCGTCCGGCGTGACGCGGCCGACCTGCCCAACGTCAAGGCCGCCATGGAGCATTCGGAACCGGTCGCCACCTTCGGCACCGGCGAGGACCGCATCGAGATCCGCCAGATCCAGACGTCCGCCGGAGGCGCGCGATGA
- a CDS encoding glycosyltransferase — translation MSQESTVPGEVVETTEIPEPGAVTIVVPTFNESANVRQLLRQITEAVPARLPCEVVFVDDSTDDTPEAIEKAAQDCPFPVTVLHREEPVGGLGGAVVEGLKAATSDWIVVMDGDCQHPPSLVPDLVATGERANAGLVVASRYIKGGSRAGLAGSYRVAVSRGATWLTKALFPRRLHGISDPMSGFFAIRRSAVTAEVLQPLGYKILLELAVRSRPRTVTEVPFVFQDRFAGESKSTAQEGLRFLRHLAGLRSASPVARMIGFGLIGLTGFVPNLLGLWALTAAGMHYVPAEILANQLGVAWNFVLIEHLLFRERRRHRRWWDRAGRFALLANADLVLRIPLIALFVHQLHLGVLSATALALVTTFVLRFAGTEALVYLPRRGREKPGRGSTAQQGEPCEQTS, via the coding sequence ATGAGCCAGGAGTCCACCGTCCCCGGCGAGGTCGTCGAGACCACCGAGATCCCCGAACCGGGCGCCGTCACCATCGTCGTACCGACGTTCAACGAGTCGGCGAACGTACGGCAGTTGCTGCGCCAGATCACCGAGGCCGTCCCGGCCCGGCTGCCCTGCGAGGTCGTCTTCGTGGATGACTCCACCGACGACACGCCCGAGGCCATCGAGAAGGCGGCGCAGGACTGCCCGTTCCCGGTGACCGTGCTGCACCGCGAGGAGCCGGTGGGCGGGCTCGGCGGCGCGGTCGTCGAGGGACTGAAGGCGGCCACGTCCGACTGGATCGTCGTCATGGACGGCGACTGCCAGCACCCGCCGTCCCTCGTGCCCGACCTGGTCGCCACCGGTGAGCGGGCCAACGCCGGACTCGTCGTCGCCTCCCGGTACATCAAGGGCGGCAGCCGGGCCGGGCTCGCGGGCAGCTACCGCGTGGCCGTCTCGCGCGGGGCGACCTGGCTGACCAAGGCGCTCTTCCCGCGCCGGCTGCACGGCATCAGCGACCCGATGAGCGGCTTCTTCGCGATCCGCCGCAGCGCGGTCACCGCCGAAGTCCTCCAGCCGCTCGGCTACAAGATCCTCCTGGAACTCGCCGTCCGCAGCCGCCCCCGCACGGTCACCGAGGTGCCCTTCGTCTTCCAGGACCGGTTCGCCGGGGAGTCCAAGTCCACCGCGCAGGAGGGCCTGCGCTTCCTGCGCCACCTGGCCGGGCTGCGCTCCGCCTCGCCCGTCGCGCGGATGATCGGGTTCGGCCTGATCGGGCTGACCGGCTTCGTGCCGAACCTGCTGGGCCTGTGGGCGCTGACCGCCGCCGGCATGCACTACGTACCGGCGGAGATCCTCGCCAACCAACTGGGTGTCGCCTGGAACTTCGTGCTCATCGAGCACCTGCTGTTCCGCGAGCGGCGACGGCACCGGCGCTGGTGGGACCGGGCCGGGCGGTTCGCGCTGCTCGCCAACGCCGATCTGGTGCTGCGCATCCCGTTGATCGCCCTGTTCGTGCACCAGCTGCACCTGGGCGTGCTGTCGGCCACCGCGCTCGCGCTGGTGACGACGTTCGTCCTGCGCTTCGCCGGGACCGAAGCGCTGGTCTACCTGCCGCGCCGGGGACGTGAGAAGCCCGGGCGCGGGAGCACCGCACAGCAAGGAGAGCCGTGTGAACAGACGTCGTAG
- a CDS encoding TetR/AcrR family transcriptional regulator produces the protein MTTARTPVPEAARQLSLRERKKIKTRTAIRDATYALIKEQGYEATTVEQIAERAEVSPSTVFRYFPTKEDIVLTDEYDPLVEDLLRARPQDEPVLESLRWSIRQGMTMALADTADFEQDEVILRIRLMVEVPALRARMMESMSLTGRLVCRALAERSGRDEGELEVRVYAMGLMGALLEAMIYWVERDFRDDLPELVDRTLDTLKDLPKRAPASETPVTS, from the coding sequence ATGACCACGGCACGGACCCCTGTTCCCGAGGCGGCGCGGCAGCTGAGCCTGCGGGAGCGCAAGAAGATCAAGACGCGGACCGCGATCAGGGACGCCACGTACGCTCTGATCAAGGAGCAGGGGTACGAGGCCACCACGGTCGAGCAGATCGCGGAGCGCGCCGAGGTCTCGCCGAGCACCGTCTTCCGCTACTTCCCGACGAAGGAGGACATCGTCCTGACGGACGAGTACGACCCCTTGGTCGAAGACCTGCTACGGGCACGCCCTCAGGACGAACCGGTCCTGGAATCGCTGCGCTGGTCGATCCGCCAGGGAATGACCATGGCCCTCGCCGACACCGCGGACTTCGAGCAGGACGAGGTGATCCTGCGCATCCGGCTGATGGTCGAGGTTCCCGCGCTGCGCGCGCGGATGATGGAGAGCATGTCCCTCACCGGCCGCCTGGTGTGCCGGGCGCTGGCCGAACGCAGCGGCCGCGACGAGGGCGAGCTCGAAGTGCGGGTCTACGCGATGGGGCTGATGGGCGCCCTGCTGGAGGCGATGATCTACTGGGTCGAGCGGGACTTCCGGGACGACCTGCCGGAACTGGTGGACCGCACCCTCGACACCCTCAAGGACCTGCCGAAACGGGCACCCGCTTCCGAGACACCCGTGACATCCTGA
- a CDS encoding Mut7-C RNAse domain-containing protein has translation MNGPEIHVEFASELHVFVPRARRDGTVRAATDGAAGLGHVIESLGVPLTEVGALLVDGREVPVSHVPAAGESVTVRTVARPQRVPGAPLRFLLDVHLGTLARRLRLLGVDTAYESTDIGDPALAARSAAEQRVMLSRDRGLLRRRELWAGAFVYSTRPEEQLRDVLDRFEPELLPWTRCTACNGMLRKASKEEVADQLQQGTHRSYDVFARCGACGRAYWKGAHHEQLEAIVERALALRAERR, from the coding sequence GTGAACGGTCCCGAGATCCACGTCGAGTTCGCCTCCGAGCTGCACGTGTTCGTCCCCCGGGCCCGCCGGGACGGCACGGTGCGGGCCGCCACCGACGGCGCCGCCGGCCTCGGCCATGTCATCGAGTCGCTGGGCGTGCCGCTGACCGAGGTCGGCGCGCTGCTCGTGGACGGCCGCGAGGTGCCCGTCTCACACGTTCCGGCGGCCGGGGAGTCGGTGACCGTACGGACCGTCGCGCGACCCCAGCGGGTTCCGGGCGCTCCCTTGCGCTTCCTCCTCGACGTGCATCTCGGCACGCTGGCCCGCCGGCTGCGGCTGCTCGGCGTGGACACGGCCTACGAGTCGACCGACATCGGCGACCCGGCGCTGGCGGCGCGCTCCGCGGCGGAGCAGCGGGTGATGCTGAGCCGCGACCGGGGGTTGCTGCGGCGGCGCGAGCTGTGGGCGGGGGCGTTCGTGTACAGCACCCGCCCGGAGGAGCAGCTGCGGGACGTACTGGACCGGTTCGAGCCCGAGTTGCTTCCCTGGACGCGGTGCACCGCCTGCAACGGGATGCTGCGCAAGGCCTCCAAGGAGGAGGTGGCGGACCAGTTGCAGCAGGGCACACACCGGTCGTACGACGTGTTCGCGCGGTGCGGTGCGTGTGGGCGGGCGTACTGGAAGGGTGCGCATCACGAGCAGTTGGAGGCGATCGTGGAGCGGGCGCTTGCGCTCCGCGCGGAGCGCCGTTGA